One window of the Populus nigra chromosome 4, ddPopNigr1.1, whole genome shotgun sequence genome contains the following:
- the LOC133691113 gene encoding protein SCARECROW-like, whose translation MKGAYEMAHGALDLIQPHEPWDHCASAGFPAPISNPFPKPVIENRCVNLERNELSEWVEHVTKQLIDDLLDTETHDSLQTDTRMVYGDNNIVPSLLDDHFRPKKSTRRSYFDGNGEELQWSHELGEHQASISEKEGSARSSMSRIDENGLNLITLLLECAVAISVDNLGEAHRMLLELTQMASPYGPSSTAERVVAYFSKAMGSRVINSWLGICSPLINHKSVHSAFQVFNNVSPFIKFAHFTSNQAILEAFQRRDSVHIIDLDIMQGLQWPALFHILATRIEGPPQVRMTGMGSSMEVLVETGKQLSNFARRLGLPFEFHPIAKKFGEIDVSMVPLRRGETLAVHWLQHSLYDATGPDWKTLRLLEALAPRVITLVEQDISHGGSFLDRFVGSLHYYSTLFDSLGAYLHCDDPGRHRIEHCLLYREINNILAIGGPARSGEDKFRHWRSELAKNSFMQVAMSGNSMAQAQLILNMFPPAHGYNLVQGDGTLRLGWKDTSLFTASAWTSRASR comes from the coding sequence ATGAAAGGAGCATATGAAATGGCTCATGGGGCTCTTGATTTGATACAGCCCCATGAACCATGGGATCACTGTGCCTCTGCAGGATTTCCAGCTCCAATTTCTAACCCCTTCCCAAAGCCAGTGATTGAAAATCGCTGCGTGAACTTGGAGAGGAATGAGCTCTCTGAGTGGGTAGAACATGTAACAAAGCAGCTCATTGATGACTTGCTGGATACGGAAACTCATGACAGCTTGCAAACAGACACAAGAATGGTCTATGGGGACAACAATATTGTCCCGTCACTCTTGGATGATCACTTTAGGCCGAAGAAATCTACGAGGAGAAGCTATTTTGATGGCAATGGGGAAGAGCTCCAGTGGAGCCATGAGCTTGGAGAACACCAAGCAAGCATTTCTGAAAAAGAAGGGAGTGCTAGATCAAGCATGAGTAGGATAGATGAAAACGGTTTGAACTTAATAACCCTACTGTTGGAGTGTGCTGTTGCTATATCAGTTGATAATCTTGGTGAAGCTCATAGAATGTTGCTTGAGCTGACTCAGATGGCTTCTCCTTACGGCCCTTCTAGTACTGCTGAAAGGGTTGTGGCTTATTTTTCTAAGGCCATGGGTAGTAGGGTTATAAACTCGTGGTTAGGTATTTGTTCTCCATTAATCAACCACAAGAGCGTTCATAGCGCCTTCCAAGTCTTTAACAATGTCTCTCCTTTTATCAAATTTGCTCACTTCACCTCCAACCAAGCAATCCTTGAAGCTTTTCAACGTCGCGATAGCGTTCACATCATCGACCTTGATATCATGCAAGGCTTGCAATGGCCGGCCTTATTTCACATCCTGGCCACCAGAATTGAGGGTCCACCCCAAGTTCGAATGACCGGCATGGGCTCATCAATGGAAGTCTTGGTGGAGACAGGGAAACAACTTTCCAATTTCGCTAGGCGACTCGGACTGCCATTTGAGTTCCACCcaattgcaaagaaatttgGAGAAATTGACGTGTCAATGGTGCCACTCAGGAGGGGTGAAACACTAGCCGTGCATTGGCTACAGCATTCCCTCTATGATGCCACAGGACCTGATTGGAAGACATTGAGACTTCTTGAAGCATTGGCCCCAAGAGTGATCACATTAGTTGAGCAAGACATCTCTCATGGTGGATCTTTCTTGGACCGTTTCGTAGGCTCTCTGCATTACTACTCAACACTGTTTGATTCCCTTGGTGCATATTTGCATTGCGATGATCCAGGCAGGCACCGGATAGAGCATTGCCTTCTCTACAGAGAAATCAACAATATATTGGCAATAGGAGGGCCTGCACGAAGCGGTGAGGACAAGTTCAGGCATTGGAGAAGTGAGCTAGCTAAGAACTCTTTTATGCAGGTGGCAATGAGTGGAAACTCGATGGCTCAAGCACAACTTATATTGAACATGTTCCCTCCTGCTCACGGCTATAACCTTGTGCAAGGAGATGGAACTTTGAGGCTGGGTTGGAAGGATACTAGCTTGTTCACTGCATCTGCTTGGACTTCACGTGCTTCTAGATAG